One genomic window of Melospiza melodia melodia isolate bMelMel2 unplaced genomic scaffold, bMelMel2.pri scaffold_48, whole genome shotgun sequence includes the following:
- the LOC134413718 gene encoding olfactory receptor 14J1-like, whose translation MSNSSSIRHFLLLALADTRQLQLLHFCLLLGISLAALLGNGLIISAVACSHHLHTPMFFFLLNLALSDLGSICTTVPKAMHNSLWDTRDISYTGCAAQLFFFVIFISAELSLLTIMCYDRYVSICKPLHYGTLLGSRACAHMAAAAWATAFLNALMHTANTFSLPLCHGNVLGQFFCEVPQILKLSCSHSNLRELGLIVVSLCLSFGCFVFIVFSYVQIFRAVLRIPSEQGRHKAFSTCLPHLAVVSLFISTGIFAHLKPPSLSSPSMDLSVSVLYSVVTPALHPLIYSLRNQELKAAVWRLMTG comes from the coding sequence atgtccaacagcagctccatcaggcacttcctcctgctggcattggcagacacacggcagctgcagctcctgcacttctgcctcttactgggcatctccctggctgccctcctgggcaatggcctcatcatcagcgccgtggcctgcagccaccacctgcacacgcccatgttcttcttcctgctcaacctggccctcagtgacctgggctcaatctgcaccactgtccccaaagccatgcacaattccctctgggacaccagggacatctcctacactggatgtgctgcacagctctttttctttgtgatcttcatctcagcagagctttctctcctgaccatcatgtgctacgaccgctatgtgtccatctgcaaacccctgcactatgggaccctcctgggcagcagagcttgtgcccacatggcagcagctgcctgggccactgcctttctcaatgctctcatgcacacagccaatacattttccctgcccctgtgccatggcaatgttctgggccagttcttctgtgaagtcccacagatcctcaagctctcctgctcccactccaacctcagggaacttgggctcattgtggtTAGCCTTTGTTTGTCATTTGgttgctttgtgttcattgttttctcctatgtgcagatcttcagggctgtgctgaggatcccctctgagcagggacggcacaaagccttttccacctgcctccctcacctggctgtggtgtccttgtttatcagcactggcatatttgctcACTTAAAGCCCCCTTCCCTGTCCTCCCCATCCATGGATCTGTCAGTATCAGTTCTGTACTCCGTGGTGACTCCAGCTCTgcaccccctcatctacagcctgaggaaccaggagctcaaagctgcagtatggagactgatgactggatga